One Candidatus Hydrothermales bacterium DNA segment encodes these proteins:
- a CDS encoding UbiA family prenyltransferase, producing MFIPLYFLASGSLSLNQYLEREKDKLMRRTCNRPIVKGDISPESALFISIFLISLGLIIILLKFKFLPFLLSFLAFFIYIFVYTPLKKVTPFAFLPGSIIGALPPLIGWVSAGGTFFLLL from the coding sequence ATTTTTATACCACTTTACTTTTTAGCCTCTGGTTCACTTTCTCTTAATCAGTATTTAGAGAGAGAAAAGGATAAGTTGATGAGAAGAACTTGTAACCGTCCAATTGTTAAAGGTGATATTTCACCTGAAAGTGCCCTTTTTATCTCAATTTTTCTTATATCTTTGGGGCTTATCATAATACTTTTAAAATTTAAATTTTTACCCTTTTTACTTTCTTTTTTAGCCTTTTTCATTTATATTTTTGTTTATACGCCGTTAAAGAAAGTGACTCCCTTTGCTTTTTTACCTGGTTCTATAATTGGTGCCTTACCTCCGCTTATTGGTTGGGTTTCTGCAGGGGGTACATTTTTTCTCCTACTATAG
- the coxB gene encoding cytochrome c oxidase subunit II: MSNFTKDVNNVFLFIGGIGFVLLFIITFLMILFIFKYRSSKNKVAEDVKDNVILEIIWVFVPTVIVLLMFYYGFIVFKKMRYIHPDAYKVKVIGKMWSWSFEYENGFKDDTLYLILNKPALLEMKSNDVIHSLYIPAFRIKEDLVPGYKTYISLIPKDTGTYDLFCAEYCGDFHSYMITKVIVLPEEKFYSKIKEEEEKKRKSP; encoded by the coding sequence ATGAGCAACTTTACAAAAGATGTAAATAATGTCTTTCTGTTTATAGGCGGAATAGGTTTTGTCCTTCTTTTTATTATTACCTTCCTAATGATACTTTTTATTTTCAAATATAGAAGCTCTAAAAACAAGGTTGCTGAAGATGTTAAGGATAATGTTATTTTAGAGATAATATGGGTTTTTGTACCTACAGTGATTGTTCTTTTAATGTTTTACTATGGTTTTATTGTCTTTAAAAAAATGAGATATATTCATCCTGATGCGTACAAAGTTAAAGTAATTGGAAAGATGTGGTCCTGGAGTTTTGAATATGAAAATGGATTTAAGGATGATACTCTCTATCTTATTTTAAACAAACCAGCCCTGTTAGAGATGAAATCTAATGACGTAATTCACTCCCTTTACATACCGGCCTTTAGAATTAAAGAGGACCTTGTTCCAGGCTATAAAACTTACATTTCACTTATCCCAAAGGACACAGGTACCTATGATTTATTTTGTGCCGAGTACTGTGGAGATTTTCATTCCTATATGATCACTAAGGTAATTGTTTTACCTGAAGAAAAGTTTTATTCAAAAATAAAGGAGGAAGAAGAAAAAAAGAGGAAAAGCCCATAG